The following are encoded in a window of Prochlorococcus marinus str. MIT 1013 genomic DNA:
- a CDS encoding nitroreductase family protein: protein MEIAEAIKKRRTIHIFSKKSVPSEVIQKSIVAANQAPCHRRTFPWRFTNIGIKKRELLYQLQLTLKFGDKSIDESSLKKIREKMLNPSHLLIATQVRTDNQAQKLEDYAACACAIQNLSLSLVADDVGSKWSTGKITKDPNTYQIAQINLSEEEIIGFIWIGYGNEPPLINRPLISTIYRERD from the coding sequence ATGGAAATAGCTGAAGCAATTAAAAAACGAAGGACCATTCATATCTTTTCCAAAAAAAGTGTTCCTAGCGAAGTAATTCAAAAATCAATAGTTGCAGCTAATCAGGCACCCTGCCACAGAAGGACTTTCCCATGGCGTTTTACCAATATTGGGATAAAAAAAAGGGAACTTCTATATCAATTACAGCTGACTCTGAAGTTTGGTGATAAGTCAATAGATGAATCTAGTTTAAAAAAAATAAGGGAAAAAATGCTAAATCCTTCCCATTTGCTTATTGCCACTCAAGTGCGTACTGATAATCAAGCTCAAAAACTCGAAGATTATGCCGCTTGTGCTTGCGCGATTCAAAACCTGTCGCTTTCACTTGTCGCTGATGATGTTGGTTCCAAGTGGTCAACAGGAAAAATCACTAAAGACCCTAATACCTATCAAATCGCACAAATAAATTTAAGTGAGGAGGAAATTATTGGTTTTATTTGGATTGGATATGGAAATGAGCCGCCTTTAATCAATAGACCTTTAATTAGTACTATCTATAGAGAGAGGGATTAA
- a CDS encoding DUF4278 domain-containing protein, which translates to MTVLTYRGKEYLQHKEATPKKVVELSYRSNVYTSRQAEAKKQMQASLTYRGNTYQK; encoded by the coding sequence ATGACTGTTCTTACTTACAGAGGCAAAGAGTACCTTCAACATAAAGAAGCTACTCCAAAAAAAGTGGTAGAACTTAGTTACAGAAGTAACGTCTACACATCTAGGCAGGCAGAAGCTAAAAAGCAGATGCAAGCATCCTTAACTTACAGAGGTAATACATACCAAAAGTAA
- the purT gene encoding formate-dependent phosphoribosylglycinamide formyltransferase codes for MNVFPKKIMLLGSGELGKEVAIAAKRLGCYVIACDRYNDAPAMQIADQFEVLNMNNGRELKEVIYKCKPDIIIPEIEALAVDILKEIEQKITVIPNARATEITMNRDKIRDLAANELNIRTAKFSYAMNQSELNLHAERIGYPILIKPVMSSSGKGQSLVNNKNDLVRAWDLAIEKSRGKSNKIILEEFIDFDLEITLLTIRQFNGKTLFCAPIGHEQKNGDYQCSWQPATLTESVLDKAQKIAKCVTDNLGGVGLFGVEFFIKGEEVIFSELSPRPHDTGLVTLISQNLNEFELHLRAVLGIPIPEIVCHEASASRVILASKTTSNIAFTGLEDALSQSNTGVFIFGKPSSTEGRRMGVAVAKAETLDEAKFKADKAAQSVQFINE; via the coding sequence ATGAACGTTTTTCCAAAGAAAATAATGCTTTTAGGTAGCGGAGAATTAGGGAAAGAGGTGGCAATAGCTGCAAAAAGATTAGGTTGTTATGTTATTGCATGTGACAGATATAATGATGCACCAGCCATGCAGATAGCTGATCAATTCGAAGTATTAAATATGAATAATGGTAGAGAATTAAAAGAAGTGATATATAAATGTAAACCTGATATAATTATTCCTGAAATTGAGGCTCTTGCAGTAGATATATTAAAGGAAATCGAACAAAAAATAACAGTAATACCAAATGCTAGAGCCACTGAAATAACTATGAATAGAGATAAAATCAGAGATTTAGCTGCTAACGAATTAAATATAAGAACTGCAAAATTTAGTTATGCGATGAATCAATCCGAGCTTAATTTGCATGCAGAGAGGATTGGTTATCCTATATTAATTAAGCCAGTTATGAGTTCTTCAGGTAAAGGACAAAGTTTAGTTAATAATAAAAATGATTTAGTCCGGGCTTGGGATTTGGCTATTGAAAAATCAAGAGGTAAATCAAATAAAATTATATTAGAGGAATTTATTGATTTTGATTTAGAAATTACTTTATTAACTATTAGACAATTTAATGGTAAAACATTATTTTGTGCACCGATAGGACACGAGCAAAAGAATGGAGATTATCAATGTAGTTGGCAACCAGCTACATTAACTGAAAGTGTTTTAGATAAGGCTCAAAAGATAGCCAAATGTGTCACTGATAATCTTGGTGGAGTTGGTTTGTTTGGCGTTGAATTTTTTATTAAGGGTGAGGAGGTGATTTTTTCTGAGCTGTCACCAAGACCACATGACACAGGTTTAGTAACCTTGATTAGCCAAAATTTAAATGAGTTTGAATTACACCTTAGAGCTGTTTTAGGTATCCCCATTCCAGAAATTGTTTGTCATGAAGCTTCTGCGAGTAGAGTGATTTTGGCTTCCAAGACAACTTCAAACATAGCTTTTACGGGACTTGAAGATGCCTTAAGTCAATCGAATACAGGTGTATTCATATTTGGCAAACCGAGCTCTACTGAAGGTCGTCGAATGGGAGTAGCTGTAGCAAAAGCTGAAACCCTCGATGAGGCAAAATTCAAAGCTGATAAAGCAGCTCAGTCAGTCCAATTTATAAATGAATAA
- a CDS encoding DUF3804 family protein — MSSKEEILSILEAFASKERMGSFFLDNATPDFLFIRPSGNPIDAKGFQEMWSSGDLVLESAEVTKVHKLELLGSNAAMCVFTLGSKFTYKGTQNDDLPTVTSIFKKIDEKWKVAWMQRSSGQSDMTLWND; from the coding sequence ATGTCTTCTAAAGAAGAAATCCTATCCATCCTAGAAGCCTTTGCCTCAAAAGAGAGAATGGGATCATTCTTTTTAGACAATGCAACCCCTGACTTTTTATTTATAAGACCAAGTGGGAATCCGATTGACGCAAAAGGTTTTCAAGAGATGTGGTCCTCAGGAGATCTTGTATTAGAAAGCGCAGAAGTCACAAAGGTGCACAAATTAGAACTTTTAGGTTCAAATGCCGCAATGTGCGTTTTCACCCTAGGCTCAAAATTTACTTATAAAGGGACTCAAAATGATGACCTCCCTACAGTAACTTCGATTTTTAAAAAGATTGATGAGAAATGGAAAGTAGCGTGGATGCAAAGATCTTCAGGCCAGTCAGATATGACTTTGTGGAACGACTAA
- a CDS encoding chlorophyll a/b-binding protein, whose protein sequence is MNKETNYWKTAEQMNGRLAMMGFFAAVINYGLTGWIIPGIV, encoded by the coding sequence ATGAACAAAGAAACTAACTACTGGAAAACAGCCGAGCAAATGAATGGTCGTCTCGCGATGATGGGATTCTTTGCTGCAGTCATTAACTACGGACTAACTGGCTGGATCATCCCAGGAATTGTATAG
- a CDS encoding high light inducible protein, which translates to MKNQTTETPRVEEGKVIAERLNGYTASVGCLALVGAYLTTGQIIPGFV; encoded by the coding sequence ATGAAAAATCAAACCACTGAAACTCCAAGAGTTGAAGAAGGCAAAGTAATTGCTGAAAGACTCAATGGCTACACTGCATCTGTTGGCTGCTTGGCTCTTGTCGGTGCATATTTAACAACCGGTCAAATCATTCCAGGTTTCGTGTAA
- a CDS encoding high light inducible protein — protein MQPSNKTILERSIGRPAMMAFVLLTGIYLTTGQLIPGVV, from the coding sequence ATGCAACCATCTAACAAAACAATCCTAGAAAGAAGCATCGGCAGACCAGCCATGATGGCATTCGTTCTACTAACAGGTATCTATCTAACAACCGGTCAACTTATTCCAGGTGTCGTTTAA
- a CDS encoding high light inducible protein, protein MTSSSSSQVITEYGKQNIFGRETQPQLVEDYTSYPEEAEKTNGRWAMIGMISLLISYFTTGQIIPGIF, encoded by the coding sequence ATGACAAGTTCATCTTCTTCTCAAGTAATCACTGAGTACGGCAAGCAAAACATCTTTGGCCGTGAAACACAGCCTCAGCTTGTAGAGGACTACACCAGCTATCCAGAAGAAGCTGAAAAGACAAATGGCCGTTGGGCAATGATCGGAATGATCAGTCTTTTGATTTCATATTTCACCACAGGTCAAATCATTCCTGGAATTTTCTAA
- a CDS encoding type 1 glutamine amidotransferase yields the protein MSRLLVLQHLERERPGLFVNLAEERGFSVCTFRLDLGDSLPELKNGDLLLLLGGPMGIRDIGTSTCPWLVEEIGLIKEALNQGVGLIGVCLGAQLLAYAAGGDVEMIQEEVSHQPLAEIGWDNIFPQSLEDNFKFTRLLRHPFPVLHWHGDRILLPNSAELIASSCRCKEQLFSIGPLAYGMQFHVEIDDEMVNTWISEDHKFISSALGADGQSILKQQQKEFGHKTLDSRLEFLNILFDLLS from the coding sequence ATGAGTCGTTTACTTGTTCTTCAGCATTTAGAACGCGAGCGACCCGGATTGTTTGTCAATCTTGCTGAGGAAAGAGGATTTAGTGTTTGTACTTTTCGTTTGGATCTAGGAGACTCTCTTCCAGAACTCAAGAATGGAGATTTACTTTTGTTGTTGGGTGGACCTATGGGTATAAGAGACATTGGCACTTCAACTTGTCCATGGCTTGTTGAAGAAATTGGTCTAATAAAAGAAGCCTTAAATCAAGGCGTTGGCTTGATAGGAGTATGCTTGGGTGCTCAACTTTTAGCCTATGCAGCTGGTGGTGATGTTGAAATGATTCAGGAGGAGGTATCTCATCAACCATTAGCTGAAATAGGGTGGGACAATATCTTTCCTCAATCACTGGAGGATAACTTTAAATTTACAAGACTTTTAAGACATCCTTTCCCTGTTTTACATTGGCATGGAGATAGAATTTTATTGCCTAACTCTGCAGAGCTTATCGCTAGTAGTTGTAGATGTAAGGAGCAATTATTTAGTATTGGTCCATTAGCTTATGGGATGCAATTTCACGTTGAGATTGACGATGAGATGGTTAATACGTGGATTTCAGAAGATCATAAATTTATTTCTTCAGCATTAGGGGCAGACGGTCAATCCATTTTAAAACAACAACAAAAAGAATTTGGTCATAAAACATTAGATTCTAGATTAGAGTTTTTAAACATTTTATTTGACCTATTAAGCTAA
- a CDS encoding non-structural protein (NS2)-like protein — MKYLLLLIVFLGLSTPSGAVTTRMFKVLDTCARYRLKEKTALVAIKDLKLKYEGKDESEAELFIKLYCSVFTPNENVDF; from the coding sequence ATGAAATATCTACTATTATTAATTGTCTTTTTGGGCCTAAGCACTCCTTCGGGAGCAGTTACAACCCGAATGTTTAAAGTTCTAGATACTTGTGCAAGATATAGGTTGAAAGAGAAAACTGCTTTAGTCGCAATAAAAGACCTTAAACTCAAATATGAGGGTAAAGATGAAAGTGAGGCAGAGCTATTTATCAAGTTGTATTGCTCGGTTTTCACCCCAAATGAAAATGTAGACTTTTAA
- a CDS encoding inward rectifier potassium channel, whose protein sequence is MSLELTDLIKDFIATNLLSKVELDFLESELWETLEHIDEITSLTSAPLNISKELKLKDGSSWQLCCAAVLDDARPQKNSRTEQLRKLIEKLSL, encoded by the coding sequence ATGTCTTTAGAACTTACAGATTTAATCAAGGATTTTATAGCAACAAACCTCCTATCAAAAGTTGAACTAGATTTTTTGGAGAGTGAACTGTGGGAGACCCTCGAGCATATAGATGAAATAACTTCCTTAACCTCTGCTCCACTCAATATTTCTAAAGAATTGAAATTAAAAGATGGTTCATCATGGCAATTATGTTGTGCAGCAGTACTTGATGATGCCAGACCACAAAAAAACTCTCGAACAGAACAACTTAGAAAATTAATAGAAAAACTTTCTCTTTAA
- a CDS encoding DUF1499 domain-containing protein: MINRFLTFLFSILVVLTITPHKANAITTDLPECVVITHCVREDFKVNDLENAFKKATKIVSETARTQIVEKTDSFIHAEAKTKWRRYTDDLLLKAITEKGIIQVRSESRVGVGDNGVNQKRVDDFAYRLMTE; encoded by the coding sequence ATGATTAATCGATTTTTAACTTTCCTCTTTTCAATTCTTGTTGTTCTTACGATTACCCCCCATAAAGCAAATGCAATAACAACTGATCTGCCAGAGTGTGTTGTCATAACTCACTGCGTGAGAGAAGACTTTAAAGTAAATGATTTAGAAAATGCTTTTAAAAAAGCAACCAAAATAGTTTCTGAAACAGCCAGAACACAAATAGTAGAAAAAACTGATTCATTTATTCATGCTGAAGCGAAGACAAAATGGAGAAGATATACCGATGATCTACTGCTCAAAGCAATTACAGAAAAAGGTATTATTCAAGTCAGATCAGAATCAAGAGTAGGAGTTGGAGATAATGGAGTGAATCAGAAGAGGGTTGATGATTTTGCTTATCGTCTAATGACAGAATGA